The sequence TTCCTTTTTCAGTTGATCGTATGTATTGGTAGTCGTTTATATTATTCAAAAAATCAAGTTCGGGAATATTTATGTTTTTTCGTAAAATAACTTCAGTTAACCAATATAAAGGAGAATCGTTATTTGAATATCTAGAAAAAAAAGGTTCTTTATAATATTCAATATTTTTAGGATTTGAAGTTTTTACTTTATTGATTTTTTTACTTTTCAAATCCATTGAAATATCATAAAACGAATTGATATGAATTAAAGTGTCTGTTTTTCCAAGATAAGCTTCTTGCGTAATGGTGTATTTCGCATTATCGCCAGAATAATTTTTATAGGTTTGTTTTTTTATATCTTCAATTATTTCAATTATATTTTTTTTGGAAACTCGTTCAATAACCATTTCTTCCATATCTGTATCCTCAATTTGGGCAAATGAGTTATAACCTAAAAAAAAGATTGTAATAAGTAGAATGTATTTTTTCATTTTTTGTTGAATGATTAACGTTGCTAATATACCGAGATATTTATAAATAGTTATTAAATTATTTCATAAATATTACAATAAAAATTGAATTTATAAAAAAAAGAAGCAACCGTGGTCACTTCTTTAGTAAATCTATTTTATATAGAAAAATTCGCAATCAGATTTGATTTTCTTGGCTTTATTTTCAGCTTCTTGAGCTCTAATTTCAACTCTTCTGATTTTTCCACTAATTGTCTTTGGAAGCTCAGTTACGAATTCTATGATTCTTGGGATTTTATATGGAGCTAAATGTATTCTTGAATAATCAAATAGTTCTTTTGCTAAAATTTCATTTGGGACATGATTTTCATTCAAAATAATAAAAGCCTTAACTTCATAACCTTTGATAGGATGTGGTGAACCAACAACAGCAGATTCTAAAACAGCATCATGTTCTAGTAAAACACTTTCAACTTCAAATGGTCCAATTCTGTAATCAGATGCTTTTATAACATCATCATCTCGACCAATAAACCAAATATAACCATCAGCATCTCTGTAAGCCTTGTCTCCTGTATAATACAATCCATTTCTGAAAACTTGTGCTTGTTTTACTTTATCAAATAAATAACCCTTGAAAATTCCATTTACAGAATTTTCATCCATTCGAATACAAATATTTCCTTCTTCATTATCGGCTAAAATGGTTCCATTTTCGTCTGCAATGACTACATCATACATGAATAATGGTTTTCCCATCGAACCAAATTTTACTTTTGTTGTAGGTAAGTTTCCAACCAAGCAAGTGCTTTCTGTTTGTCCAAATCCATCTCGAATTAGAATTCCTGTACCGTTTTTCCATTCTTCAATTATTTCAGGATTCAATGGTTCACCAGCTGCTACACATTGTTTTAGGCTAAAATTATATGATTTAATATCTTCTTGAATGAACAAACGCAAAACGGTTGGCGGAGCACACAATGTCGAAATTTTATGTTTTTCGATTAAGGACAAAGTTCGTTTCGCATTGAAACGTTCGTAGGTGTGATGCGTGAAAATTGCAGCTCCAACATTCCAAGGCGCAAAAAAGCTACTCCAAGCAAACTTAGCCCAACCAGGTTGCGAAATATTATAATGAATATCATCTTCTGTCAATCCAATCCAAGTAGCCGTTGTTAAATGTCCAACCGGATGAGAAAAATGGGTGTGACAAACTATTTTAGGCATTCCTGTTGTTCCAGATGTAAAAAACATAAACAAGGTAT comes from Flavobacterium sp. I3-2 and encodes:
- a CDS encoding acyl-CoA synthetase, with product MKEIFKKVSKIISENTYDDLQNIKIEKPEYFNWVEEIFEGIQVSERPDKTALLWTDGEETIAYSFKTMSEMSNQLLNFLRNKGVKQHDIILAQMMLQPCSWQTILTTIKGGFELIPTATIMGSGDLAFRFEKTLPKVVIADAENAEKTDDAEKISGKQIDIKIICDGKRDGWFSLEDIEKESKMASAAKTKSDDTLFMFFTSGTTGMPKIVCHTHFSHPVGHLTTATWIGLTEDDIHYNISQPGWAKFAWSSFFAPWNVGAAIFTHHTYERFNAKRTLSLIEKHKISTLCAPPTVLRLFIQEDIKSYNFSLKQCVAAGEPLNPEIIEEWKNGTGILIRDGFGQTESTCLVGNLPTTKVKFGSMGKPLFMYDVVIADENGTILADNEEGNICIRMDENSVNGIFKGYLFDKVKQAQVFRNGLYYTGDKAYRDADGYIWFIGRDDDVIKASDYRIGPFEVESVLLEHDAVLESAVVGSPHPIKGYEVKAFIILNENHVPNEILAKELFDYSRIHLAPYKIPRIIEFVTELPKTISGKIRRVEIRAQEAENKAKKIKSDCEFFYIK